Part of the Phycisphaeraceae bacterium genome, GGGCAACACCGTCGTCTTCAAGCCGAGCGATAAAACACCCGCCACCGGCCAGATGCTCGGCGAGATGCTCCTCGAGGCCGAGTTCCCCGAGGGCGTCATCAACGTCGTCCAGGGCGGCGCCGACATCGCCTCCAAGCTCGTCTCGCACGACAACATCGACGGCGTGCTCTTCACCGGCAGCTGGCAGGTCGGGCGCAGGATTCTCGAAGCGAACCTCGACAGGCCCCATCGCATCGTCGCGCTCGAGATGGGCGGCAACAACCCCGCGATCGTCATGCCCGACTGCGACCTCAAGCAGGCGGTCGTCGAGTGCGTGCGCAGCGCCTTCGTCAGCACCGGCCAGCGATGCACCTGCACGCGTCGCATCATCGTCCACAAGGCCATCGCCGACCGCTTCATCGCCGCGTTCTGCAAGGCCGCCAGCAGTCTCATCGTCGGCGATCCGCGCGGCGTGGGGCTCGACGGCTCTCGCCAGCAGGTCTTCATGGGCCCGCTCATCAGCGCGCAGTCGCGCGACGCGATGGGGGACTTCTTCCAGAAGATCGTCCGCGCCGGCGGGCGCGCCCTCGTCCAGCCCACGATGATGGACGACCCCTCCGGCGGGCACTACGTCACCCCCGGCGTCGTCCTTGTGGACCGCTTCACGCTCTCTGAGGACCCCGAGCGCGACCCCGGCTGCGACGTCGAGGTCTTCGGCCCACTCGTGCGCATCCTCATCACCGGCACGACCGAGGACGCGATCGAGCAGGCCAACACAACCCGCTACGGCCTCGCCGCCGCCATTTTCACCAGGGACGAAGAGACCGTCGACCAGTTCCTGCGCGAGGCCAAGGCCGGCTGCGTGAATATCAACACCGGCACCGCCGGCGCCAGCA contains:
- a CDS encoding aldehyde dehydrogenase family protein, which gives rise to MTITGLSTHPSLRNPPSDILGGRITALTGDALRSTNPSRPGETIWLGTPRLEHVDHAVHEAKRALKSWSATTREDRFAILRRFARIADSRKAELAALIRDETGKPQWDAEGEAGVIGAKVDITLDSTEHGALRRATDFAVRLTDTRTGACRFRPHGVMAVIGPFNFPAHLPNGHIVPALAMGNTVVFKPSDKTPATGQMLGEMLLEAEFPEGVINVVQGGADIASKLVSHDNIDGVLFTGSWQVGRRILEANLDRPHRIVALEMGGNNPAIVMPDCDLKQAVVECVRSAFVSTGQRCTCTRRIIVHKAIADRFIAAFCKAASSLIVGDPRGVGLDGSRQQVFMGPLISAQSRDAMGDFFQKIVRAGGRALVQPTMMDDPSGGHYVTPGVVLVDRFTLSEDPERDPGCDVEVFGPLVRILITGTTEDAIEQANTTRYGLAAAIFTRDEETVDQFLREAKAGCVNINTGTAGASSKLPFGGLGLSGNHRPAGAFSLDYCAYPVACMIERGDAATVHPGMKFDD